GAGCTTCGCACCGATGAGCTCCACGCCCCACTTCTCGAGGATCCCCGCCTCGGCGAGCGCAACCGCGCAGTTCAGACCCGTCTGACCGCCCAGCGTGGGTAGCAAGGCGTCGGGCCGCTCGGCGGCGATGACCTTCTCAACGAACTCGGGCGTGATCGGCTCGACGTAGGTGCGGTCGGCCAGCTCCGGGTCGGTCATGATCGTGGCGGGGTTGCTGTTGACGAGCACGACCTCGAACCCGTCGTCACGCAGCACCTTGCACGCCTGCGCGCCGGAGTAGTCGAACTCGCAGGCCTGGCCGATGACGATCGGGCCGGAGCCGATGACGAGGATCTTGTTGATGTCGGTGCGGCGGGGCATGTGACTCCTGTTGGCTGTCGGTGGACTTACGGCTGAACGACGACCGGGCAGGGCGCCTCTCGGAGCAGCTCGAGCGACAACCCGCCGAGCATGACCTGGCGAAGCGCACCTCGGCCGTACTGGCCGGTGATGCAACCGGTCGCGCCGGACTCGGCGAGGTACGCGAGCACGACCTCGGCCGGCTCGCCCACGCGGATCTCGGTACGGGCCTCGACGCCGTGACCCTCGGCGATGGCGAGCAGGCCGCGCATCATGACCTCGGCGTTGCGGGCGTCTTCCTCGCTTGCGTCCGGAGAGAGCACGTGCAGTGCGGTGACGTAGTCGATCGCGTCTGCGGGTCGCTCGACCGCCGAGAGCCACGCACGCGTCGCCGCCGCGGAGAAGTCGGTGGGGACCACGAGACGCTTGGCGAAGTCGTGCGACAGCATGAGCGGATCATCGACCGACTCGAGCAGGTCGTAGCGCACGGTCATCGTGCGGACCTTGCCCGAGGCGAACAGCCGCTCGGAGACCGACCCCGCGAACAGGGCGTCGACGACCGACTTGCCCGAAGTGCCGCAGCAGATCACGTCGATGTCGGCCTGCTCGGCGAGTGCGAGGATGCATTCGATGCGGTCACCCGTGACCACGCGCATCTCGACCTGCATCGAGCAACCGGCCATCGCCGATGCGGCCATGGCCGCGAGGCGCTCTCTCGCGCGGTCGACCTCGGCGGCGACGACAGGAGCCTCGAGGCCCGATGAGTCGACCGCGGTGACGATGAGCACTTTCTGGACGGACTGCACCGAAAGCCCGCACACGTAGCGCAGGACCTTCTCGTCTCGGGCATCGAGCCCGACCGGAACGAGCATGGAACTGATGGACATCTTGCTTCCCCCTATTCCGGAGCGTTCAGGTAGTCGGCAGTGCCGTCCATGAGGCGCGTGAACGCGCCGAAGAGGTATCGCGCATCGTGCGGACCGGGCGCGGCCTCCGGGTGGTACTGCACCGAGAACGCCGGCTTGTCGAGCAGCCGGATTCCCTCGGTGGTCATGTCGTTCAAGTTGACGTGGGTCAGCTGTACACGGCCAAACCGCTCCGAGGTCACGACCGGCGCGACGCCCGCCTTCACCCACGCGCCGATGTCAGCGGCATCAAGCACCAGGCCGCCCGACGCCTCGACATCGAGTGCTCCGATGGACGCGAAGTCGACGCAGAAGCCGTGATTCTGGCTCGTGATCTCGACGCGGCCGTTGAGCAGGTTCATGACCGGCTGGTTACCGCCTCGGTGACCGTACTTGAGCTTGTAGGTGTCAGCGCCCACCGCCAGCGAGAGCATCTGGTGCCCGAGGCATATCCCGAACACCGGCTTGACGCCGATAAGGTCGCGCAGCGTGCCGTAGAGGTACCCGACCGCAGACGGATCGCCCGGGCCGTTGGCGAGGAACACGCCGTCCGGGTCGAGCGCCAAGACCTCCTCGGCTGAAGCGGTGGGCGGA
This sequence is a window from Coriobacteriia bacterium. Protein-coding genes within it:
- a CDS encoding universal stress protein → MSISSMLVPVGLDARDEKVLRYVCGLSVQSVQKVLIVTAVDSSGLEAPVVAAEVDRARERLAAMAASAMAGCSMQVEMRVVTGDRIECILALAEQADIDVICCGTSGKSVVDALFAGSVSERLFASGKVRTMTVRYDLLESVDDPLMLSHDFAKRLVVPTDFSAAATRAWLSAVERPADAIDYVTALHVLSPDASEEDARNAEVMMRGLLAIAEGHGVEARTEIRVGEPAEVVLAYLAESGATGCITGQYGRGALRQVMLGGLSLELLREAPCPVVVQP